DNA from Acidobacteriota bacterium:
ACCGCGCGCTGCCTCACGAGGTCGGCGGCCGGCTGCTTCATCGCTCCTACTCGCGCCTCGCGGAACAGGCCGGGCAGGCCAAGGCGGTCGGCCAGACGAACTACGAGGCACCGCTGCGCACGGCCCTGGAAGGCCTGCGCGGCGGCTCCGGACGCAACCGCCACATCGTGCTGCTGACCGACGGCCTGCCGATCATCGGCGACACGACCGTACGGCGGGAACGGCAACTGGCGCGCCGGCTCGGCGTGGCTCTCCACACCGTGTTTCTGGGCAACGGCGATTGCCCGCCCGTCCTGGACGACATCTCGCTCGAGACGGCCGGGCTGCGCTTCTACGGTCGACCGACTGCCGGAGGCGGACTCAGGCTGGAGGAGCGGTGATCCCGGTACGGATAGAGTCGCGCGTTCCGTGAGCGACCTTAGTCCCCTCCGCGATCTGCTCGATCACCACGTCGTCGGCCACGACGAGGTGAAGACGGCACTGCTCCTGGCTCTGATCACCCGAGAGCACATCTACGTCGAGGGACCGCCGGGCACCGCCAAGACAAGGCTGGCAGAGGTCGCCGCCAGGGGCTCCGACCTCGACTTCTTCTTCTACCAGTTGCACCGAGACACCCGGCTCGCCGAGCTCGTCGGCGACATCGTCCTGGAGCGCCGCAAGGTGAAGACGGACGGCGCCGCGCCCGGAACTGCCGGCGAGGCCGAGCGGATCCACCAGCGGATCGAGCCTGGGGGCCTCCTGACCGCCGAGGTGGCCGTGCTGGACGACATTTCCCGCGCGCCCGGAGAGGCTCTGAACGTGCTGCTCCGCATCCTGAACGAGCGCCGCTTCGGCGCCGAGCCGATTCCGCTGATGGCCGCGATCGCCACCGGCAACCCGATGGATGACGAGTACTACAACGAACCGCTCGACCCCGCGAACCTCGACCGCTTCGCCCTCCAGTTGCGGGTCTCCGGCCTGATCCAGAGCGGTACCGAGGACGCGAAGACGCTGATCGACCGCTTCGCCTCCGGCTCCGTCGTCGAACAGCCCGATCCTGCGCCCGTCACCGACCGCGCCACCCTGGACGCACTGAACCGGCGGATGTACGACGTCGAGGTCGGACCAGCGGTGCGGTTAGCCCTCCTCGACGTGCTGCGCACCCTCGTGCTGGAGTTCGAGTGCAACGAGACGAACTCCCTGCTCACGGACCGCACCTTCCTGGTCAAGGCGATCAAGATCCTGCGGGGCGCAGCGCTACTGGCGGGCCGTGACGCCGTCAACCTGGAGGACCTCGCAGCCCTGTCCTGGATGACGACTTTCCGCGTACCGCCGGAGGCGCACGAGGCGCTGCCCCGGATCATCGGTCGAGTGAGCCGACAGGTCCGAGCGGTCTAGCTCGACTACTCCTGTCCTGAGCTGGACTGACCCTTCTCGAACTCCGCTTCGAGCAGACGCGCGCCGCGCAGCGTATTGCCCGCTGCGTAGTTGCCCTCGTGGCAGGCGTACTCGTAGCTCTTCTGTGTCGTCTTCGCCCACGGCAGCTCGCCGCTGAAAGGAGCCTCGTACTCGGGGTTCTCGACCGTGAAGCTGTAGAGCAGGCTGTTGCCGTCGTGCGGGCTGAACCGCTCGATCACCCGCACGCCCTCGCCGCGAAGATCGGGCATGTCGCGGAAGTTCGTCGTCTCGACGACCAGCGTGTCGCCTTCCCACCAGCCGATCGAATCTCCGGCAAGAGAGGTGTAGTCAGCCGGCATGTGCTCGCCCCCGATCCGGACGACCCGGGTCCAGTGCATCCACTCGATCATGATCATGAAGTGATCTTCGGTCTGCACGATCGTCTTCACGTTGTTGTAGGGCAGCGGACGAATCGCGACCGAGGCCGTCGGCTGGTAAAGGCAGCGCACGCCGACGATGTTCGTTTCCGGGCCGTCGTA
Protein-coding regions in this window:
- a CDS encoding MoxR family ATPase, with the protein product MSDLSPLRDLLDHHVVGHDEVKTALLLALITREHIYVEGPPGTAKTRLAEVAARGSDLDFFFYQLHRDTRLAELVGDIVLERRKVKTDGAAPGTAGEAERIHQRIEPGGLLTAEVAVLDDISRAPGEALNVLLRILNERRFGAEPIPLMAAIATGNPMDDEYYNEPLDPANLDRFALQLRVSGLIQSGTEDAKTLIDRFASGSVVEQPDPAPVTDRATLDALNRRMYDVEVGPAVRLALLDVLRTLVLEFECNETNSLLTDRTFLVKAIKILRGAALLAGRDAVNLEDLAALSWMTTFRVPPEAHEALPRIIGRVSRQVRAV